The Raphanus sativus cultivar WK10039 chromosome 2, ASM80110v3, whole genome shotgun sequence genome includes a region encoding these proteins:
- the LOC108841449 gene encoding transcription factor RHD6-like — protein sequence MALVNDHPNETKYVSKQNSSSQDLSSPENYGLDQLDAAYAGGEGPSASSSSTMNSDHQQNHQGLVFYPSGESVKDDNSLLDFNGSSFLNFDNNDDRHESFPPPTISCGGVSGGFSFLEGNNMSYGFTNWNQQHIDIIGLRHIEETPGTNQVHKDWLYSDSTVVTTGSRHKSVSPKPTGNKRSYTGESSQPPSKKPSSGAKGKAKPKPTTSPKDPQSLAAKNRRERISERLKILQELVPNGTKVDLVTMLEKAISYVKFLQVQVKVLAADEFWPAQGGKAPDISQVKDAIDAILSSSQQDRNSDPVTN from the exons ATGGCACTCGTTAATGACCATCCCAACGAGACAAAGTACGTCTCAAAACAAAATTCCTCATCCCAAGATCTCTCATCACCGGAGAACTACGGATTGGATCAGCTGGACGCAGCTTATGCCGGAGGAGAAGGACCTTCGGCTTCGAGCAGTAGCACGATGAATTCCGATCATCAGCAAAATCATCAAGGGTTAGTATTTTACCCTTCTGGCGAATCCGTTAAAGATGACAACTCTTTGTTAGATTTCAACGGATCCTCATTTCTTAACTTCGACAACAACGATGATCGTCATGAGAGTTTTCCTCCTCCAACCATAAGTTGCGGTGGTGTTAGCGGTGGCTTCTCTTTTTTGGAAGGAAACAACATGAGCTACGGCTTCACAAACTGGAATCAACAGCATATCGATATTATTGGCCTTAGACACATCGAAGAAACTCCGGGGACTAACCAAGTTCATAAAGACTGGTTATACTCTGATTCAACTGTTGTAACCACTGGTTCTAGACATAAGTCTGTCTCGCCTAAACCCACTGGAAATAAACGTTCTTATACG GGAGAGAGCAGTCAACCACCCTCAAAGAAACCAAGTAGCGGCGCAAAAGGGAAAGCTAAGCCTAAGCCAACAACTTCACCTAAAGATCCACAAAGCCTAGCAGCCAAG aatcGACGAGAAAGAATAAGTGAACGTCTCAAGATATTGCAAGAACTTGTTCCCAATGGCACCAAG GTTGATTTGGTAACGATGTTAGAGAAGGCCATTAGTTATGTAAAGTTTCTTCAAGTGCAAGTTAAG GTACTTGCGGCCGATGAGTTTTGGCCGGCACAAGGTGGGAAAGCTCCGGATATTTCTCAAGTTAAAGACGCCATTGATGCCATCCTCTCTTCATCACAACAAGACAGGAATTCGGACCCAGTCACCAATTGA